One Thermicanus aegyptius DSM 12793 DNA segment encodes these proteins:
- a CDS encoding SIR2 family NAD-dependent protein deacylase: METGDPLKMLKEWISASQKTVVLTGAGMSTESGVPDFRSKNGFYAHYDPAEVASVGAIENHYETFHQFYQRRIEDLKKVKPHKGHEILAQWESEGRIHLIATQNIDRLHQLAGNRNVYELHGNIRTFRCARCDHPAGEESFLAGKRCPQCGGPLRPNVVLFGEMLPQEEWRKTVEEASEADLILIIGTSLNVSPFNQIPFYSRGKKALINMEPTLLDDQLDLRVFGKAGEILSQLHSLLLN, encoded by the coding sequence ATGGAAACTGGGGATCCCTTGAAAATGTTAAAAGAGTGGATATCCGCCTCGCAGAAGACCGTCGTCTTAACAGGGGCAGGCATGTCCACGGAAAGCGGTGTTCCTGATTTCCGATCAAAAAACGGTTTTTATGCCCATTACGATCCGGCAGAGGTAGCCTCCGTAGGGGCGATCGAAAATCATTATGAAACCTTTCATCAATTTTATCAGCGAAGGATTGAGGATTTAAAGAAGGTGAAACCTCATAAAGGGCATGAGATTCTCGCCCAATGGGAGAGTGAGGGGAGGATTCATCTCATCGCAACCCAGAATATTGACCGTCTTCACCAACTTGCAGGAAACCGGAACGTGTATGAACTTCATGGCAACATTCGCACCTTTCGCTGTGCCCGTTGCGATCACCCTGCCGGTGAAGAGAGTTTTTTGGCGGGTAAACGATGCCCGCAGTGTGGAGGCCCTCTACGTCCCAACGTAGTTCTCTTCGGAGAAATGCTTCCCCAGGAGGAATGGAGAAAAACGGTGGAGGAAGCAAGTGAGGCGGATCTCATACTCATCATCGGGACCAGTTTAAACGTTAGTCCGTTTAATCAAATCCCCTTTTACTCCCGTGGTAAGAAAGCATTAATCAACATGGAACCCACACTGCTCGATGATCAACTTGACCTCCGCGTCTTTGGAAAAGCGGGGGAAATTTTATCTCAACTGCATTCGCTTTTGTTGAATTAA
- a CDS encoding helix-turn-helix transcriptional regulator — protein sequence MSDRLARLFRIVTLIQSTPGVTAKQLAERCETTERTIYRDLEILSMAGIPFSSMGRGRGYQFQSHFSLYPLDWTDEEALAFSMLPSVMNQLKDLLPKEFLSAYEKVMAVYYKEKRTRQDIIAQVMDVIQMGTIALNQERENHMLIPIVEAILKQKRIQAVYHTQSRNETSIRLIDPYYLIPREFRLYLLGFCHIKNGMRIFRVSRFKEISVLEETFEKNEFNVRKYLENTWSIERGHDTIPFKVRFSPDVARYVKEEEFYLSPKMTDLEDGGLLFEVVVNKDQEFLRWLYQYGPKAEILEPAYYRKKMKDFLRSWAAHYEGAGTLQDEGEG from the coding sequence AAGGTGTGAAACGACAGAACGGACCATCTATCGCGACCTGGAAATTCTAAGTATGGCAGGAATACCATTTTCCAGCATGGGCCGCGGGAGGGGGTATCAATTTCAGTCCCACTTTTCCCTTTATCCATTGGATTGGACCGACGAAGAAGCTCTTGCCTTTTCCATGCTTCCCTCCGTCATGAACCAATTGAAGGACCTCCTCCCCAAAGAATTTCTTTCGGCTTACGAAAAGGTAATGGCCGTCTACTATAAGGAGAAGAGGACAAGGCAAGACATTATTGCTCAGGTGATGGATGTGATCCAAATGGGGACTATAGCATTAAATCAGGAAAGAGAAAATCATATGCTGATCCCGATCGTAGAGGCCATTCTGAAGCAAAAAAGGATCCAGGCGGTCTATCATACCCAGAGCCGAAACGAAACTTCAATTCGTTTGATCGATCCCTATTATCTCATTCCCAGGGAGTTTCGCCTTTATCTTCTTGGTTTTTGCCATATAAAAAATGGGATGCGAATCTTCCGCGTCAGCCGTTTTAAAGAGATTTCCGTATTGGAGGAAACGTTTGAAAAAAATGAGTTTAATGTGAGAAAGTATCTTGAGAATACGTGGTCCATAGAACGGGGGCATGACACCATCCCGTTTAAAGTACGCTTTTCTCCAGACGTGGCCCGTTATGTCAAAGAGGAAGAATTTTATCTGTCCCCGAAGATGACCGATTTGGAGGATGGAGGTTTGCTATTTGAAGTGGTGGTAAATAAGGATCAGGAGTTTTTACGTTGGCTGTACCAGTACGGTCCGAAAGCGGAAATCCTGGAACCTGCCTATTATAGAAAAAAGATGAAAGATTTCTTACGTTCCTGGGCGGCCCATTATGAAGGTGCCGGTACACTTCAAGATGAAGGGGAGGGGTGA
- a CDS encoding DEAD/DEAH box helicase, giving the protein MNRLTGKVSSIQELIALIQETPSIMENITHWHTIPPKEGKYSDIPPEVHPSLREALRKRGISRLYLHQAKAYQALLAGENILTVTPTASGKTLSYNLPVLDRILKDESTRALYLFPTKSLASDQVSELHELIGLMGTDIKTHTYDGDTPPNVRQVIRNAGHIVVTNPDMLHGAILPHHTKWVKLFENLAFVVIDEVHSYRGVFGSHVANVIRRLKRICRFYGSSPQFILASATIANPKEHGERLIEEKLRLIDENGAPSGRKHFLFYNPPVVNKQLGIRKSSLLETRKLAGFLLKHGLQTIVFARSRVRMEVLLTYLLDLVKDELGSKSIRGYRGGYLPKERREIEQGLRRGEIRGVVSTNALELGIDIGQLQAVVLNGYPGSISSTWQQAGRAGRRNEESIAILVASSNPLDQYVIQHPEFFFQANPEEARIEPDNLILLVDHVKCAAYELPFEEGESFGKEPVEEILTFLAEERILHRVKNRWYWMEQSFPAHEISLRSAAQENFIIIDITHGSRVIGEVDRFSAPTLIHEEAIYIHEGVQYQVEKLDYEEKKAYVREVNVDYFTDANLAVQLQVLQIFKESEEEKVVRSFGDVTVNAMATLFKKIRLRTHENIGSGPIHLPEEELHTSAYWFSLGDELTDQWSPNDLQYALLGLANVMVHLAPLYLMCDPKDIHVVPQVRAIHNKKPTLFFYDRYPGGIGLSERLFDLHEELLRQARDLISSCGCLSGCPACVGPIEEVGLRGKEHTLRLLQELEE; this is encoded by the coding sequence ATGAATCGACTTACCGGAAAGGTCTCTTCGATCCAGGAATTAATCGCACTTATCCAAGAGACTCCCTCCATTATGGAGAATATCACCCATTGGCATACCATTCCCCCTAAGGAAGGGAAATATTCCGATATTCCTCCGGAGGTTCATCCTTCTTTGCGGGAAGCACTTCGGAAGCGGGGAATCTCCCGCCTATATCTGCATCAAGCGAAGGCGTACCAAGCCCTTTTGGCGGGTGAAAATATCTTAACGGTTACCCCCACCGCCTCTGGAAAAACATTAAGTTATAACCTGCCTGTCCTCGATCGCATACTTAAAGATGAATCAACCAGGGCCCTTTATTTATTCCCAACGAAATCCCTCGCCTCGGATCAGGTAAGCGAACTTCATGAGTTAATTGGCCTGATGGGGACCGATATAAAAACCCATACCTATGATGGGGACACACCTCCCAATGTTCGACAGGTGATCCGAAATGCCGGACACATTGTCGTTACCAATCCCGATATGCTTCATGGAGCGATTCTCCCCCACCACACCAAGTGGGTGAAGCTCTTTGAAAACCTTGCGTTTGTGGTGATTGATGAGGTGCATAGCTATAGGGGGGTTTTCGGAAGCCATGTAGCCAATGTAATTCGTCGTTTAAAGCGGATTTGCCGCTTCTACGGTTCTTCTCCCCAATTTATTCTCGCTTCGGCCACCATCGCCAATCCAAAGGAACACGGGGAGCGGCTGATCGAAGAAAAGCTCCGGCTCATTGATGAAAATGGTGCCCCTTCCGGGAGGAAGCATTTTCTATTCTACAATCCACCCGTGGTGAATAAGCAGCTCGGCATCCGCAAAAGCAGCCTTTTAGAGACGAGGAAGTTGGCCGGTTTTTTGTTAAAACATGGCTTGCAGACGATCGTGTTTGCCCGCAGCCGAGTGCGGATGGAAGTGCTCCTCACCTATTTATTGGACTTGGTGAAGGATGAATTGGGAAGTAAATCGATACGCGGCTATCGGGGAGGGTATTTGCCCAAAGAGCGGCGGGAAATTGAGCAAGGTTTGCGCAGAGGAGAGATCCGGGGGGTGGTAAGCACCAATGCCTTAGAACTTGGTATCGATATTGGGCAGTTGCAGGCGGTCGTCTTAAACGGCTATCCCGGTTCGATTTCCAGTACATGGCAACAGGCGGGAAGGGCAGGGAGGAGGAACGAAGAATCGATCGCTATCCTGGTTGCGAGCAGCAATCCTCTGGACCAGTATGTGATTCAACATCCGGAATTCTTCTTTCAGGCCAATCCCGAAGAAGCGCGCATCGAGCCGGATAATTTAATACTCCTCGTGGACCATGTGAAATGCGCAGCCTATGAGCTTCCCTTTGAAGAAGGAGAAAGCTTTGGCAAAGAACCGGTGGAAGAGATCCTTACCTTTCTCGCCGAAGAACGGATCCTCCACCGGGTAAAAAACCGATGGTATTGGATGGAGCAATCCTTTCCAGCGCATGAAATCTCTTTACGTTCGGCAGCCCAGGAAAATTTCATCATTATCGACATCACCCACGGAAGCCGGGTGATCGGCGAAGTAGATCGTTTTAGCGCTCCTACGCTCATCCATGAGGAGGCGATTTACATCCACGAAGGGGTTCAATACCAGGTAGAGAAGCTGGATTATGAAGAAAAGAAGGCATATGTCCGGGAAGTTAATGTCGATTATTTTACCGATGCCAATTTGGCCGTTCAACTTCAAGTCCTGCAAATCTTTAAGGAATCGGAAGAGGAGAAAGTAGTTCGTTCTTTTGGGGATGTGACCGTAAATGCGATGGCCACCCTCTTTAAAAAGATTCGCCTCAGAACCCATGAGAACATCGGATCTGGACCGATCCATCTTCCTGAGGAAGAATTGCATACGAGCGCCTATTGGTTTTCCTTAGGAGATGAGTTAACCGATCAATGGTCACCGAATGATCTGCAATATGCCCTCCTCGGTTTAGCCAATGTGATGGTTCATCTGGCTCCTTTATACCTGATGTGCGATCCGAAAGATATTCATGTCGTTCCGCAGGTAAGAGCCATCCATAACAAAAAGCCCACCCTCTTCTTTTACGACCGTTATCCGGGGGGGATAGGGCTTTCGGAAAGGCTTTTCGATCTCCATGAAGAATTGCTGCGCCAGGCGAGGGACCTTATTTCCTCTTGCGGCTGCCTAAGCGGTTGCCCCGCCTGCGTCGGTCCCATTGAAGAGGTGGGACTTCGCGGGAAGGAGCATACCCTTCGTCTTCTTCAGGAGTTGGAGGAATGA
- a CDS encoding ribonuclease H-like domain-containing protein: protein MSQIRERLHRLKGERKIEERETIPQVDEKSSTFSGPSAEEWTGSKNVRVQVVENEFGSFLRLRRLLPFHTLHGRYQLGELTRVFDALSLLSPEIGKLEEWLFFDTETTGLSAGVGNFPFLVGTAYFNPHEVVLEQYFLRDPSEEAAMLYEMEHLIESHPHLISYNGKSFDWPLLKNRWILYRFHPTIEPKSHIDLLYPARSLWRGLLSSCRLGEVEAERLGVKRMEDIPGLYVPIYYMQFLAEGNLHLLKGVFRHNEWDLLTLISFSIHLAKLLRDEENFFHWEEEELFRLGNWFEGLKLHRLADRAFDTLLQRPENRKRSYLHEIALVYKKRGDLETAVSIWEELIRLQGKASFVHQGPYVELAKFYEHRRKDYDTALAFAEEAFSLLLSRRSFLKAGKQDEGELEEMKRRMKRLKEKLRRM, encoded by the coding sequence ATGAGTCAAATCAGGGAACGGCTTCATAGATTAAAAGGGGAGAGAAAGATTGAGGAGAGGGAGACCATTCCCCAAGTAGATGAAAAGTCTTCAACTTTTTCCGGCCCTTCGGCGGAAGAATGGACCGGATCGAAAAATGTTAGGGTGCAGGTCGTGGAAAATGAGTTTGGTTCATTCTTACGCCTTCGTCGTCTCCTGCCCTTCCATACGTTGCACGGAAGATATCAACTGGGGGAGTTAACGAGGGTTTTTGATGCTCTTTCTCTCTTATCTCCAGAGATCGGTAAATTAGAAGAATGGCTCTTCTTCGATACCGAGACGACCGGACTAAGCGCCGGTGTGGGAAACTTTCCCTTCTTGGTAGGTACCGCCTATTTTAATCCCCATGAAGTGGTGTTAGAACAATACTTTCTCCGGGATCCTTCCGAGGAGGCGGCTATGCTCTATGAGATGGAACATCTGATTGAATCCCATCCCCATCTCATCAGCTATAACGGAAAGTCTTTTGATTGGCCGCTCTTAAAGAACCGATGGATCCTGTACCGATTTCACCCTACGATAGAACCGAAATCGCATATCGACCTATTATACCCTGCGAGAAGCCTATGGAGAGGTCTTCTTTCCTCCTGCCGTTTAGGGGAAGTGGAAGCGGAACGTCTTGGAGTGAAAAGAATGGAGGACATTCCTGGCCTTTATGTTCCCATCTACTACATGCAGTTTCTGGCGGAGGGGAATCTTCATTTATTAAAAGGTGTGTTTCGCCATAATGAATGGGACTTGTTAACCCTCATCTCTTTTTCCATTCATTTGGCTAAATTGCTTCGCGATGAAGAGAACTTCTTCCACTGGGAAGAAGAGGAGCTGTTTCGGTTAGGAAATTGGTTTGAAGGATTGAAACTCCATCGCTTAGCCGATCGAGCATTTGACACACTTCTTCAACGACCTGAAAACCGAAAACGGTCTTATCTTCACGAAATTGCCCTTGTATATAAAAAAAGAGGAGATTTGGAAACGGCGGTCTCCATTTGGGAAGAGTTGATTCGGCTGCAGGGAAAAGCCTCCTTTGTTCACCAAGGACCTTATGTGGAATTGGCAAAATTTTATGAGCATCGTCGAAAAGATTACGACACCGCCCTTGCCTTTGCTGAAGAAGCTTTCTCTCTTTTACTATCCCGTCGCTCCTTTTTGAAAGCGGGGAAGCAGGACGAAGGGGAATTGGAAGAAATGAAGAGAAGAATGAAACGACTGAAAGAAAAATTGAGGAGAATGTGA
- a CDS encoding YdbC family protein, with the protein MAEIRYEIIKRIGILSEGSKGWKKELNLISWNNQEAKYDIRDWSPDHEKMSKGITLTKDELLLLRKILNEMDI; encoded by the coding sequence ATGGCGGAGATTCGGTACGAAATCATAAAGAGAATCGGCATCCTTTCGGAAGGATCAAAGGGATGGAAGAAAGAGCTGAACCTGATCAGCTGGAATAATCAGGAGGCTAAATACGATATAAGGGATTGGTCACCTGATCATGAAAAGATGAGTAAGGGAATTACCTTAACCAAGGATGAGTTGCTGCTTTTGAGAAAAATTCTGAATGAAATGGACATCTAG